The Leisingera daeponensis DSM 23529 genome includes the window TGGTCGGCAAATTCGTCGAGTTCTTCGGCGACGGCCTGGACCGGCTGCCGCTGGCCGACCGGGCGACCATCGCCAACATGGCCCCTGAATACGGCGCCACCTGCGGCTTCTTCCCGATCGACGGCGAAACCCTGCGCTACCTGCGCAACACCGGCCGCGACGAGGACCGCATCGCGCTGGTCGAGGCCTATGCCAAGGAAAACGGGCTGTGGCGCGACGAGAGCTACAATCCGGTCTATACCGATACGCTGCATCTGGACATGGGCACCGTCGTGCCCGCGATCTCCGGCCCGAAACGGCCGCAGGACCACATCGCGCTGGACAAGGCCGCCACCACCTTCCACGACTACGTCGAAGGCCAGCGCAGCAGCAAGGATGCAAGCGAACGTGCCGAAAACCGCTGGGAGGCCGAAGGCGGGCAGCCCGAACCGCAGAAAATTCCCGGCGACAAAGGCCACCACAAAACAGGTTTTGTCACCACCGAAGACAGCAGCTACCAGCTGCACGACGGCTCCATCGTGATCGCCTCGATCACCTCCTGCACCAACACCTCGAACCCCTATGTGATGATTGGCGCGGGTCTTGTTGCGAAGAAGGCGCATGAGCGCGGCCTGACCCGCAAGCCCTGGGTCAAGACCTCGCTCGCGCCGGGTTCGCAGGTGGTGTCCGAGTATCTGGAGGCCGCGGGCCTGCAGGAGCATCTGGACGCCATCGGCTTCAATCTGGTCGGCTACGGCTGCACCACCTGCATCGGCAACTCCGGCCCGCTGGCCGAGGAAATCTCCAAGTGCATCAACGACAACGACCTGATCGGCGTCTCGGTGCTGTCGGGCAACCGCAACTTCGAGGGCCGCATTTCGCCGGACGTGCGCGCCAACTACCTGGCCTCGCCGCCGCTGGTGGTGGCCTATGCGCTGGCCGGTGACATGAACATCGACATCACCACCGCGCCGCTGGGGCAGGATCAGGACGGCAACGACGTCTACCTCAAGGACCTGTGGCCGACCCAGAAGGAAATCGCCGACCTGGTTGAAAAGACTGTGACGCGCGAAGCCTTCCAGTCGAAATACGCCGATGTCTTCAAGGGCGACGAGAAGTGGCAGGCGGTGGAGGTCACCGACGCGGAGACCTATGACTGGCCCGCAAGTTCGACCTACATCCAAAACCCGCCCTACTTCCAGGACATGGGCCCCGAGCCGGGCACCATCGAAAACATCGAAGGCGCCAAGGTTCTGGCGGTCCTGGGCGATATGGTCACCACCGACCACATCTCGCCGGCGGGCTCCTTTGCCACCACCACGCCCGCGGGCCAGTACCTGCTGGAACGCCAGGTGCAGCCGCGCGAATTCAACTCCTACGGCTCGCGCCGCGGCAACCACGAGATCATGATGCGCGGCACCTTCGCCAACATCCGCATCCGGAACGAGATGCTGGATGGCGTCGAGGGCGGCTATACCAAGGGCCCCGATGGCAAGCAGACCTCAATCTATGAGGCCGCGATGGCGCATCAGGAAAACGGCACCCCGCTGGTGGTGTTCGGCGGTGAGCAGTACGGCGCGGGCTCCTCGCGCGACTGGGCGGCCAAGGGCACCGCGCTCTTGGGCGTCAGGGCGGTGATCGCTGAGAACTTTGAGCGGATCCACCGCTCCAACCTGGTGGGCATGGGCGTCATCCCGTTCGAGTTCACCGGCGGCGACACCCGCAAGACCCTGGGCCTGACCGGCGAGGAAACCGTCACGATCCGCGGACTGGACAGCATCAAGCCGCTGCAGGAGGTGCCGTGCGAAATCACCTTTGCGGACGGGTCGCAAAAGACCATCACGCTGAAGTGCCGTATCGATACCGCGCCTGAGATCGAATACATCGAACACGGCGGCGTGCTGCACTACGTGCTGCGCAACCTGGCCAAGCAGTAAGGCCAGCCGCCGCCAGACAGTCAAGGGCGCCCGAACGGGCGCCCTTTTCCATTGGATACGGCGTCTGCTTGCAGTCAGGAACTGCCCTGCGGTCCCCGCTAGTGGCTGTAGTTGCGGCTGTGCAGGATCAGGCCGATCTCCGCTTCGGCCTTCAGCTCCCTGATTGCGCGGTCGAACTCTTCCAGATAGGCCGCTGCACCGCTGGCCCGGGACAGCCCGAAGTGCGACATACGGCTGGAAACCGGTTCCCCGACGGCGGCAATCCGGTTCTGCCAGCCATTCAGGCCGATGTGGTACCGCCCCACGGCGTCGTCGATTGCAATCAGATCCAGCTGGCCGAACAGAAGCATTTGCATCAGACCGGCCGCATCGCCGCTTTTGACGATCCGGTTGCGGGCGCTGAACGCGGCTTCCATCTCCGGGTCGATGACGCTGCCGTTCACCATGCCCAGCTTCAGATGCGACACACCGGCATAGCCCGCACCCCATGCCAGCCCGTCCGGAAAGCGGTCCCGGTTGTACCAGAGGGTGCTTGTCTGCTGAAAGACGGGTTCGCTGAAGGCCAGAAACGCCTCGCGCTCCGGGGACTTGAACAGCGGCAGGATGCCGTCTGCCTCGCCTGACTTTGCCTGGGCGAGGCAGCGCTGCCAGGGCAGCAGAACGGTGACCGCGCTGAGGCCGTCTATCCGCTCCATCACCGCGTCCAGAAGGTTCACCTTCAGCCCGCCGGACGGGATGCTGCCGGTTCCCAATGTGTAGGGCGGATAAGGATCGTAGCAGAAGGTCAGGACAGTTTCCGCCCGCGCGGCTGCGGCAAAAAGGCAGGCGGCCAGAACGCAGCCCAGGCTTGTTCTCAAAAACCTTGCGGGATCAATCGCTTTCATCTCTTTCCCGGACAATATGTTTGGCCGGCACGCAGTGCCGCGGAACCCTGAAATTCTTAACCATAAAATCCTGCAGCATTCCGCAGCAGATTGAAAGAGCCCCCGGGCCACCCGTGCTGGCCAATTCATGGCCCCCGCCGGCACGAAAAGCTGCTGATTCCCGCAGTGCCGGCTGCTTTACCAAAGGTTAATATTGTGTAAACATAAATTCAGAATATAACTTTTCCCTTTCAGGGCGCATTCAGAGGCCGCACGCAGAACGCATGAAAGAAGCCGCATTTGCCGTTATTTATCCGGACATAGACACTTTTGAAGACCATGCTGAGGCGGTGGCGGCAATGATCTGCGAGACCCGGAGCTTTCCCGGCTGTATCGAGGCCTATGCCGGCATCAACCGCGCGCGCCATGAAATTGCTGTGTTCCACTTCTGGGAATCAAACGATCACCTGGACCGCTACCTGACCTGGCGCGCCGAACGCGGCGACCTGGACGCCCGCAGCGCCACGATGCGGCGCGAACAGGACTTCCGCACTTACTCTGTGCCGTAAGACCTGCGCGGGCCTGCAGCCGCCTGCACACTCTCTGTTCGCAAACCGCAGATTGCCCCGCCGCGCCGGGCGCGGCAATAGTGGGCTCATGAAACAGACCAGCAGCATCACCGGCTATCACGCCCACGTCTATTTCGGCGAAACCACCGCTGAACAGGCCCGCGCCCTTTGCCAGCAGGCCGCCGGGGAGTTCGGCGTCCAGATGGGCCGGGTGCACCGGGAAAACGTTGGCCCGCATCCAAGGTGGTCCTGCCAGCTGGCCGCCAGCCCGGAGCAATTCGCCAGGCTGCTGCCCTGGCTGGCCCTGAACCGCCAGGGGCTGATCGTGTTTGCCCATCCGGAAACCGGCGACGCGCTCGCGGACCATCGCGATCACGGTATTTGGCTGGGGGCCGGACTGCCTCTGGATCTCAGCATTTTCAGCTGATATGCGGCGCCTCCAGCAGAAACTTCCGGGCAGACGGCCAGGCCGCTGCCCCTTTTGACTCGCGGAGCTTCCCTTGACCGAGGCAGTAATTATTGAGCTGCAGCCGCTGCCGGGGCAATACACCCGGCTGGCTGTACTGGTGAAACAGATGGTGGAACAGGTCCGGGAGTATCCCGGCTGCCTGCAAGCCGACACGCTGCTTGCCCCGGACCGGAACGAAATTGCCATCTTTCAGCGCTGGGAATCCGCCGAGGCTTTCAGCGACTATCTGATCTGGCGCTCCAAACAGGAAGATTTTGCGCAGCTTCACACGCTGCTGGCGGCGGAGCCGGGATTCAAGAGCTTTGCCTTGGGCACGGGCGCCTGAAGCGCCCTGCCCCGGTTACCGGCCTGCGGCCTTCTCCATCGCCGGGCGCAGGGTGTTTTCGATCACCCGCTGCGTGACAGGCCCAGCAAAGCGCAGCACGATCTTGCCCTCGCCATCCACCACATAGGTTTCCGGCACGCCGTAAAGGCCCCAGTCGATTGCCATCCGCCCCTTCTCGTCCCGGCCGATGGCCGTGTAGGGATCGCCGAGCTCCTTCAGGAACGCCTCGGCATTGGCAAGCTGGTCCTTGTAGTTGATGCCGTAAATCGGGATGCCTTCCTTGGACAGCGCCTCAAGGTTCGGATGCTCCACCCGGCAGGGCGCGCACCAGCTGGCCCAGTAGTTCACCAGTTTCACGTTGCCGTCACGCAGGGTTTCGTCGCTGAACATTTCCTTGCCCGGAAATTCTTCCAGGACAACCGGCGGCGCGGGCTGGCCTTCGCGCGCGGAGGGCAGGCTGTTGGGGTCTTCGCGGAACATGCCCACCAGCGCCAGGCCGACAAAGCCTGCAAACACCAGGCCAGGGACCGCCATCAAGGGAGAGATCTTAGCCATTGCGCTTCACCCGGCTTTCCAGGGTTTCCATCTCCCGGCGGACCTTGCGGCCGCGCCAGATCGTCAGCACCACCAGCGCCACCAGCAAAAGCAGCGATGCGGCGTAGGCCGACAGCACCGTATCGGCGTATTTTCCAAGATCGGGCATCAGGCCTCCAGCCGTTCGCGCGCCATCAGTGCCTTGATGCGGCGGGCGCGGATTTCAGTTCCGGTGCGGTAGAACACAAGCGCGATGAACAACAGCACAAACCCCGCCATGCAGACATACAGAGGGTTGGAAAAGGCATCGGCGACGTTCTCCTTCTTGTCCAGCGACAGCGACGCGCCCTGGTGCAGCCCCTGGTTCCAGAAGTTCACCGCGTAGCGGCTGAGCACCGCGAACACCGAGCCCACCAGGCACAGGATCGAGGTGAGGTCAGCGGCGGTATCCGGGTTGTCGATTGCCTCCCACAGGGCGATGTAGCCAAGGTAGAACAGGAAAAGCACCAAAAAGGACGTGAGCCGCGGATCCCAGGCCCACCAGGTGCCCCACATCGGCTGGCCCCAGATTGCCCCGGTGATCAGCGCAATCACCGTCATCACCACGCCCACAGGCGCGGCAGCCCGGGCCGCCAGCGCGCTGACATGGTGGCGGCGGATCACCCAGACCAGCGAGGTGACCAGCATCATGAACCACGCGTTGATCGCCATCAGCGCCGAGGGCACGTGCAGGAAGATGATCTTGACGGTAGAGCCCTGACGGTAGTCATCAGGCGTGAAGAAGAAGCCCCAGACCAGCCCCACGGTGATCAGCACCGCTGAGCCGGCCCACAAGGCCGGCATCACCTTTTCTGTGGTGGCCAGGAATTTCTTCGGGTTGGCGTATTCCCAGATCGACATGGTGGCTATTTAGCTCTTGTTCTCGGGTTTCTCAATTGGGTGGACCCTAGCGCAAATTGACGCGCAGGACGGCCGCACTGGCAAAGGGCAGCAGCGCGATGGAAGCGGCCGAGATCCCGGCCAGCAGCAATAGCGGCGTCTGCACCGCCATACCCTCGGCACCGCGGCGGGCCACCTCGGAGCCGAAGATCAGCGTCGGCACATAGAGCGGCATCACCAGCAAGGACATCAGCAGGCCGCCGCGCTTCAGCCCCACCGTCAGCGCGGCGCCGAAGGTGCCGATGACCGACAGCGCAGGCGTGCCCAGCAGCAGCGAGACCACCAGCCATTGGAAACCGGCAACCGGAAGGTTCAGCAGAACCCCCAGCACCGGCGCCGCCATCACCAGCGGCAGCCCGGTGGTGATCCAATGGGCCAGCGCCTTGATCGTAACGGTGCTTTCCAAGGGCAGCGGCGCGGTGGCCAGCAGGTCGAGCGAGCCGTCCTCCCAATCCAAGGCCAGAAGCCGGTCCAGCGACAACAGGCACGCCAGCAGCGCCCCCAGCCACAGCACGCCCGGCGCAATGCGGGCCAAAAGCTCGGATTGCGGGCCGACGGAGAACGGCACCATCACGGTCACGATCAGAAAGAACGCAAGGCCCAGGCCAAAGCCGCCGCCCGCACGCAGGGCGAGCTTCAGATCCCGCAGGAGAAGCGCAATCACAGGAAATCTCCGTCAAAATCGTCGATCTCCGGCGGCTTGGCCTTGTAGGGGCCGACATCCAGCACGTCTGCCTCCAGCCCCAGGTCGATGTGAGTGGCAATCAGCGCCGAACCGCCCTGCCCCAGATGCGCCCGCACCGCGTTTGCGAACATCGCGACCGATGTCGTGTCGAGGCTCACCGTGGGTTCATCCATGATCCAGACCGGGCGGCCCGTGACCAGCATCCGGCTGAGTCCCAGGCGGCGTTTCTGTCCTGCCGACAGCGCACCGGCTTGCCGGTCGCGCAGGGTTTGCAGGTCAAAGCCATCCAGCGCCCGTTCGATGCCGTTACGGCCAAAGACGCTGGCCCAGAAGGTCAGGTTCTCCGCCACCGTCAGCGTCGGCTTCAGCCCGTCGGAATGGGCGGCATAGGCGATCTGGTCCTCGGCACCCTCCACCTGCCCCCTCAGCGGCGGCTGCAGGCCCGCGACGGTGCGCAGCAGCGTTGTCTTGCCGATGCCGTTGGGGCCGCGCAGGATCAGCGCCTTGCCGGGGGCCAGGGAAAAACTCAGCCCCTCCAGCACCGGGACACCTCCGCGGGCCACGCTCAGATCCGTCACATTTAATGTCATGAAGCCCGCTTATCCCATTGTGCCCGCGCATGAAAAGACCATTTAGCCGCGGCCCGCTTTGCGGCAGGTCAAACGACTCTGCACAATATCAGACCGGCAGCGCCGCCATGGCGATCCGCCGGCCCTCTGACAGCAGAACATTGTACGTGCGGCAGGCGGCAGGCGAATTCATGACCTCCACCCCCAGACCGGCCTGCTCCAGCGCGGTGCGCAGCTCTGCCGGGATATGGGCGATCTCTTCGCCGGTGCCGATGAACAGCACGTCAATCTCCCCGGCCAGCGCCAGCAGCGGCTCCGCATCGCCAAATCCGCCCCAGGCCGCGGTGCCGGCCGCAGACGTCAGAACCGCCCCCTGATGCACCTGCCCGCCGATGCGGAAGAACCCCGCGCCATAGCCGTCAATCGGCTGCGCGTCGCTATAGCTCACTTCGTTCAGGCGCATGTGCGGTCCTTTCAATCAAACACCGGGAGGCTGGATACCACGGCCAACCCGATCACGGAATAGGAGGCAAAGCGGTAGAGCTTGTCAAATCCGGGATCGAACAGCGCCTTGCCGGTGAGCGTGGTGATCACGTAAGGCACGCCCAGCAGACAGGCCAGACCCACCGCCTTGAGGCTGGCCATGCCGCCAAAGATCAGGTTTGCGGCGATCACCACGTCGAGCGCTGCAAGGAACACGATGGTATTGGCCCGGACCCGTGCCACGTCGCGGACATTGGCCAGGTAAAAGACGATGATGACCGGCCCGGTCAGACCCGTCATGCCGCCGACCGCACCGGCCGCGCCGCCGATGGCAAACCGTCCCGGCCAGCCCAGCCGCCCCTGCCAGCG containing:
- the acnA gene encoding aconitate hydratase AcnA, producing MPITVGQDNASARRTLSVNGKTISYYSIPAASEAGFGDFSKLPAALKVVLENMLRFEDGGFSVSTDDIKAFGEWAGKGGKNPREIAYRPARVLMQDFTGVPAVVDLAAMRDGIVGLKGSAAKINPLVPVDLVIDHSVMIDEFGNPRAFQMNVDREYERNMERYQFLKWGQKAFNNFRVVPPGTGICHQVNLEYLAQTVWTDTDQNGEEVAYPDTLVGTDSHTTMVNGAAVLGWGVGGIEAEAAMLGQPISMLIPEVVGFELTGEMTEGTTGTDLVLKVVEMLRAKGVVGKFVEFFGDGLDRLPLADRATIANMAPEYGATCGFFPIDGETLRYLRNTGRDEDRIALVEAYAKENGLWRDESYNPVYTDTLHLDMGTVVPAISGPKRPQDHIALDKAATTFHDYVEGQRSSKDASERAENRWEAEGGQPEPQKIPGDKGHHKTGFVTTEDSSYQLHDGSIVIASITSCTNTSNPYVMIGAGLVAKKAHERGLTRKPWVKTSLAPGSQVVSEYLEAAGLQEHLDAIGFNLVGYGCTTCIGNSGPLAEEISKCINDNDLIGVSVLSGNRNFEGRISPDVRANYLASPPLVVAYALAGDMNIDITTAPLGQDQDGNDVYLKDLWPTQKEIADLVEKTVTREAFQSKYADVFKGDEKWQAVEVTDAETYDWPASSTYIQNPPYFQDMGPEPGTIENIEGAKVLAVLGDMVTTDHISPAGSFATTTPAGQYLLERQVQPREFNSYGSRRGNHEIMMRGTFANIRIRNEMLDGVEGGYTKGPDGKQTSIYEAAMAHQENGTPLVVFGGEQYGAGSSRDWAAKGTALLGVRAVIAENFERIHRSNLVGMGVIPFEFTGGDTRKTLGLTGEETVTIRGLDSIKPLQEVPCEITFADGSQKTITLKCRIDTAPEIEYIEHGGVLHYVLRNLAKQ
- a CDS encoding substrate-binding periplasmic protein, with protein sequence MKAIDPARFLRTSLGCVLAACLFAAAARAETVLTFCYDPYPPYTLGTGSIPSGGLKVNLLDAVMERIDGLSAVTVLLPWQRCLAQAKSGEADGILPLFKSPEREAFLAFSEPVFQQTSTLWYNRDRFPDGLAWGAGYAGVSHLKLGMVNGSVIDPEMEAAFSARNRIVKSGDAAGLMQMLLFGQLDLIAIDDAVGRYHIGLNGWQNRIAAVGEPVSSRMSHFGLSRASGAAAYLEEFDRAIRELKAEAEIGLILHSRNYSH
- a CDS encoding antibiotic biosynthesis monooxygenase, giving the protein MKEAAFAVIYPDIDTFEDHAEAVAAMICETRSFPGCIEAYAGINRARHEIAVFHFWESNDHLDRYLTWRAERGDLDARSATMRREQDFRTYSVP
- a CDS encoding DOPA 4,5-dioxygenase family protein codes for the protein MKQTSSITGYHAHVYFGETTAEQARALCQQAAGEFGVQMGRVHRENVGPHPRWSCQLAASPEQFARLLPWLALNRQGLIVFAHPETGDALADHRDHGIWLGAGLPLDLSIFS
- a CDS encoding putative quinol monooxygenase; the protein is MTEAVIIELQPLPGQYTRLAVLVKQMVEQVREYPGCLQADTLLAPDRNEIAIFQRWESAEAFSDYLIWRSKQEDFAQLHTLLAAEPGFKSFALGTGA
- a CDS encoding DsbE family thiol:disulfide interchange protein: MAKISPLMAVPGLVFAGFVGLALVGMFREDPNSLPSAREGQPAPPVVLEEFPGKEMFSDETLRDGNVKLVNYWASWCAPCRVEHPNLEALSKEGIPIYGINYKDQLANAEAFLKELGDPYTAIGRDEKGRMAIDWGLYGVPETYVVDGEGKIVLRFAGPVTQRVIENTLRPAMEKAAGR
- the ccmD gene encoding heme exporter protein CcmD, which produces MPDLGKYADTVLSAYAASLLLLVALVVLTIWRGRKVRREMETLESRVKRNG
- a CDS encoding heme ABC transporter permease, whose translation is MSIWEYANPKKFLATTEKVMPALWAGSAVLITVGLVWGFFFTPDDYRQGSTVKIIFLHVPSALMAINAWFMMLVTSLVWVIRRHHVSALAARAAAPVGVVMTVIALITGAIWGQPMWGTWWAWDPRLTSFLVLFLFYLGYIALWEAIDNPDTAADLTSILCLVGSVFAVLSRYAVNFWNQGLHQGASLSLDKKENVADAFSNPLYVCMAGFVLLFIALVFYRTGTEIRARRIKALMARERLEA
- the ccmB gene encoding heme exporter protein CcmB, coding for MIALLLRDLKLALRAGGGFGLGLAFFLIVTVMVPFSVGPQSELLARIAPGVLWLGALLACLLSLDRLLALDWEDGSLDLLATAPLPLESTVTIKALAHWITTGLPLVMAAPVLGVLLNLPVAGFQWLVVSLLLGTPALSVIGTFGAALTVGLKRGGLLMSLLVMPLYVPTLIFGSEVARRGAEGMAVQTPLLLLAGISAASIALLPFASAAVLRVNLR
- the ccmA gene encoding heme ABC exporter ATP-binding protein CcmA, which encodes MTLNVTDLSVARGGVPVLEGLSFSLAPGKALILRGPNGIGKTTLLRTVAGLQPPLRGQVEGAEDQIAYAAHSDGLKPTLTVAENLTFWASVFGRNGIERALDGFDLQTLRDRQAGALSAGQKRRLGLSRMLVTGRPVWIMDEPTVSLDTTSVAMFANAVRAHLGQGGSALIATHIDLGLEADVLDVGPYKAKPPEIDDFDGDFL
- a CDS encoding Mth938-like domain-containing protein; the protein is MRLNEVSYSDAQPIDGYGAGFFRIGGQVHQGAVLTSAAGTAAWGGFGDAEPLLALAGEIDVLFIGTGEEIAHIPAELRTALEQAGLGVEVMNSPAACRTYNVLLSEGRRIAMAALPV
- a CDS encoding TSUP family transporter, with protein sequence MLEAFQAALDTPGLFWLFLTIGAAGLVRGFTGFGTAMIFVPVGAQFLPAADVVFLMVLMGVFSTITLFPQAWSTADKAEVGALAMAAAVTVPGGLWVMSQLDALTLRWLAAAVIGVTLAAVISGWRWQGRLGWPGRFAIGGAAGAVGGMTGLTGPVIIVFYLANVRDVARVRANTIVFLAALDVVIAANLIFGGMASLKAVGLACLLGVPYVITTLTGKALFDPGFDKLYRFASYSVIGLAVVSSLPVFD